Genomic window (Eubalaena glacialis isolate mEubGla1 chromosome X, mEubGla1.1.hap2.+ XY, whole genome shotgun sequence):
CAGTCATTCAGGAAGGTGCCTTCACAAACCTGACCAGTTTACGCAGACTTTATCTAAATGGCAATTACCTTGAAGTGCTATATCCGGCTATGTTTGATGGACTGCAGAGCTTGCAGTATCTCTATTTAGAGTATAATGTCATTAAGGAAATTAAGCCGCTGACCTTTGATGCTTTGATTAACCTACAGCTACTGTTTCTGAATAACAACCTGCTGCGGTCCTTACCTGATAATATATTTGGGGGCACGGCCCTCACCAGGCTGAATCTGAGGAACAACCATTTTTCTCACCTGCCTGTGAAAGGGGTTCTGGATCAGCTTCCGGCTTTTATCCAGATAGATCTGCAAGAGAACCCGTGGGACTGCACCTGTGACATCATGGGACTAAAGGACTGGACAGAGCATGCCAACTCCCCTGTCATCATCAATGAGGTGACCTGTGAATCTCCCGCTAAGCACGCTGGGGAGATCCTGAAGTTTCTGGGCAGGGAGGCTATTTGTCCAGACGGTCCAAACTTGTCAGACGGAACCATTTTGTCAATGAATCACAACACAGACACACCTCGCTCACTTAGTGTGTCTCCCAGTTCCTATCCTGAACTACACACTGAAGTTCCACTTTCCGTCTTAATTTTAGGATTGCTGGTTGTCTTTATCTTATCTGTCTGCTTTGGGGCTGGCCTATTCGTCTTTGTCCTGAAACGCCGAAAGGGAGTGCCAAGTGTTCCCAGGAGTGCCAACAACTTAGATGTAAGTTCCTTCCAGTTACAGTATGGGTCTTATAACACTGAGACTCAGGATAAAGCAGACGGCCACGTCTATAACTACATCCCCCCACCTGTGGGTCAGATGTGCCAAAACCCCATCTACATGCAGAAGGAAGGAGACCCAGTGGCCTATTACCGAAACCTGCAAGAATTCAGTTACAGCAAcctggaggagaagaaagaagagccaGCCACACTTGCTTACACTATAAGTGCCACCGAGTTGCTAGAAAAGCAAGCCACCCCAAGAGAGCCCGAGCTGCTGTATCAGAATATCGCTGAGCGCGTCAAGGAGCTCCCCAGTGCAGGACTCGTCCACTATAACTTTTGTACCTTACCTAAAAGGCAGTTCGCCCCTTCGTATGAATCTCGACGCCAAAACCAAGACAGAATCAATAAAACCGTTTTATATGGAACTCCCAGGAAATGCTTTGTGGGGCAGTCAAAACCAGACCACCCTTTACTGCAAGCTAAGCCGCAATCAGAACCAGACTACCTCGAAGTTCTGGAAAAACAAACTGCAATCAGTCAGCTGTGAAGGGAAATCATTTACAACCCTCTGGCATCAAAGGATGCTGCTCCAAACTGTTGGAAGCACTGCATTTGCTttcgtgtgtgtttgtgttctcCCTTTCCCAGCCTCAATGGGGGACTTTGAAGATGTTTGGGGGATGGGGTGAAGCAATGATACTGCtttttcaagttttcctttaaattatttctctcttgctctcctccctcccccaccttttttttccttctctccttaggAATCATCATTGAACATGAATGTTTCTacaatgcattttttttcatatattttgtttatggttttgtttcctttttcttcttttatttttccagtgtGGGAATGGGAAGAGGAGATTATAGTGAATGAAGAAAGAGTAAGCAaacttttcaaatgaaaatggATATTTAGTGTATTTTGTAGAAGATCTCCAAAGATCTTTTGAGACTATAAATTCT
Coding sequences:
- the SLITRK2 gene encoding SLIT and NTRK-like protein 2 — its product is MLSGVWFLSVLTVAGILQTESRKTAKDICKIRCLCEEKENVLNINCENKGFTTVSLLQPPQYRIYQLFLNGNLLTRLYPNEFVNYSNAVTLHLGNNGLQEIRTGAFSGLKTLKRLHLNNNKLEVLREDTFLGLESLEYLQADYNYISAIEAGAFSKLNKLKVLILNDNLLLSLPSNVFRFVLLTHLDLRGNRLKVMPFAGVLEHIGGIMEIQLEENPWNCTCDLLPLKAWLDTITVFVGEIVCETPFRLHGKDVTQLTRQDLCPRKSTGDSGQRGGHADTHVQRLSPTMNPALNPTRAAKASRPPKMRNRPTPRVTVSKDRQSFGPIMVYQTKSPVPLTCPSSCVCTSQSSDNGLNVNCQERKFTNISDLQPKPTSPKKLYLTGNYLQTVYKNDLLEYSSLDLLHLGNNRIAVIQEGAFTNLTSLRRLYLNGNYLEVLYPAMFDGLQSLQYLYLEYNVIKEIKPLTFDALINLQLLFLNNNLLRSLPDNIFGGTALTRLNLRNNHFSHLPVKGVLDQLPAFIQIDLQENPWDCTCDIMGLKDWTEHANSPVIINEVTCESPAKHAGEILKFLGREAICPDGPNLSDGTILSMNHNTDTPRSLSVSPSSYPELHTEVPLSVLILGLLVVFILSVCFGAGLFVFVLKRRKGVPSVPRSANNLDVSSFQLQYGSYNTETQDKADGHVYNYIPPPVGQMCQNPIYMQKEGDPVAYYRNLQEFSYSNLEEKKEEPATLAYTISATELLEKQATPREPELLYQNIAERVKELPSAGLVHYNFCTLPKRQFAPSYESRRQNQDRINKTVLYGTPRKCFVGQSKPDHPLLQAKPQSEPDYLEVLEKQTAISQL